The following proteins are encoded in a genomic region of Ammospiza caudacuta isolate bAmmCau1 chromosome 3, bAmmCau1.pri, whole genome shotgun sequence:
- the PSMB1 gene encoding proteasome subunit beta type-1, with protein sequence MLSTAGCGPSRPEAGYGLEAPVQHYRFSPYTFNGGTVLAIAGEDFCIVASDTRLSEGYSIHSRDSPKCYKLTEQTVIGCTGFHGDCLTLTKIIEARLKMYKHSNNKTMTTGAIAAMLSTILYSRRFFPYYVYNIIGGLDEEGKGAVYSFDPVGSYERDTFKAGGSASAMLQPLLDNQIGFKNMQNVAHVPLTLEKALQLVKDVFISAAERDVYTGDALKICIVTKDGIKEQTVQLRKD encoded by the exons ATGCTGTCCACCGCGGGATGCGGGCCCTCCCGGCCCGAGGCGGGCTACGGGCTGGAGGCGCCCGTGCAGCACTACCGCTTCTCGCCGTACACCTTCAACGGAGG GACTGTGCTGGCGATTGCTGGAGAAGACTTCTGTATCGTTGCCTCTGACACACGTCTGAGTGAAGGCTACTCCATTCACTCCCGGGACAGCCCCAAATGCTACAAGCT aaCAGAACAAACTGTCATTGGATGCACTGGTTTCCATGGAGACTGCCTTACCCTTACTAAAATTATTGAAGCCAGATTAAAG ATGTACAAGCATTCCAACAACAAGACCATGACTACAGGGGCTATTGCAGCAATGCTGTCTACAATCCTGTACTCTCGACGTTTCTTTCCCTACTATGTTTACAATATAATTGGTGGACTTGATGAAGAAG ggaagggagcagTTTATAGCTTTGATCCAGTGGGCTCCTATGAGAGAGATACTTTCAAAGCAGGTGGATCAGCAAGTGCAATGTTGCAGCCTTTGCTGGATAACCAG ATCGGCTTCAAGAACATGCAAAATGTGGCGCATGTACCTCTGACCCTGGAAAAGGCTTTGCAGCTGGTTAAGGATGtcttcatttctgctgctgagagAGATGTGTACACTGGGGATGCACTAAAGATTTGCATTGTCACAAAAGATGGAATTAAAGAGCAAACTGTCCAGTTACGAAAGGACTAA
- the LOC131555434 gene encoding sterile alpha motif domain-containing protein 1-like yields MPKPARRAPTTQSSLLYPLNAACSDLHYKRPAPFRSREQSPAAGASPEEAPTHPRPLSGSPPATRQRSACGHSPPAPPALLAARPQRPRPRAAPARPRRVPPLPAPIPRPPPPARGGGEKGGRRLRATGVPPLSPGRGSGRPGVRSEPGPRTIPALQARPVPHHRAPAARPRAGAEAAAGERRALGTWRSFRSRRAPRPPEPGRAPPPRHRRARRVTSRRQRDRSLRGEEPSDIQQGQVLGPAPASA; encoded by the coding sequence ATGCCAAAACCTGCACGCAGGGCACCGACTACGCAGAGCTCCCTCCTCTACCCACTTAACGCGGCTTGCTCGGATCTCCACTACAAACGCCCGGCGCCGTTTCGGTCCAGGGAACAGAGTCCAGCAGCCGGAGCCAGCCCGGAGGAGGCCCCGACCCACCCGAGGCCCCTTTCGGGCTCGCCCCCCGCCACACGGCAGCGCTCGGCGTGCGGCCACAGCCCGCCCGCGCCCCCGGCCCTGCTCGCTGCCCGCCCacagcggccccggccccgcgcagCCCCCGCCCGCCCTCGCAGGGTCCCGCCGCTGCCCGCGCCCatcccgcgcccgccgccccctGCCCGCGGCGGCGGAGAGAAAGGCGGCCGCCGCCTCCGCGCCACGGGagtccctcccctctcccccgGCCGCGGCTCAGGCCGCCCCGGAGTGCGGAGCGAGCCCGGCCCGCGCACCATCCCCGCCCTCCAGGCCCGGCCTGTCCCGCACCATCGCGCCCCAGCGGCCCGGCCGCGGGCAGGGGCGGAGGCGGCCGCGGGGGAGCGGCGGGCACTCGGTACCTGGCGCTCGTTCCGCTCCCGCCGCGCTCCGCGCCCGCCGGAGCCCGGCCGCGCCCCGCCCCCGCGCCACCGGCGCGCCCGGCGCGTCACTTCCCGCCGCCAGCGGGACAGGAGCCTTCGCGGGGAGGAACCTTCGGACATCCAACAAGGgcaagtgctgggtcctgcaccTGCATCGGCGTGA
- the TBP gene encoding TATA-box-binding protein, producing the protein MDQNNSLPPYAQGLASPQGAMTPGIPIFSPMMPYGTGLTPQPVQSTNSLSILEEQQRQQQQQQAAQQSTSQQATQGTSGQTPQLFHSQTLTTAPLPGTTPLYSSPMTPMTPITPATPASESSGIVPQLQNIVSTVNLGCKLDLKTIALRARNAEYNPKRFAAVIMRIREPRTTALIFSSGKMVCTGAKSEEQSRLAARKYARVVQKLGFPAKFLDFKIQNMVGSCDVKFPIRLEGLVLTHQQFSSYEPELFPGLIYRMIKPRIVLLIFVSGKVVLTGAKVRAEIYEAFENIYPILKGFRKTT; encoded by the exons ATGGATCAGAACAACAGTTTGCCACCCTACGCTCAAGGCTTAGCCTCCCCTCAg GGTGCAATGACTCCGGGAATTCCAATTTTCAGCCCGATGATGCCGTATGGCACAGGACTGACACCGCAGCCTGTCCAGAGCACCAACAGTCTGTCCatcctggaggagcagcagcggcagcagcagcagcagcaagcagcacAGCAATCCACGTCACAGCAAGCCACACAGGGAACATCTGGTCAAACCCCCCAGCTCTTCCATTCACAGACTCTTACCACAGCCCCCTTACCAGGAACCACACCTCTGTACTCCTCTCCAATGACTCCAATGACTCCAATAACTCCTGCGACACCGGCGTCAGAGAGCTCTGGCATAGTGCCACAACTACA GAATATTGTGTCCACAGTGAATCTTGGTTGCAAACTTGACCTGAAAACTATTGCACTTCGTGCCCGAAATGCTGAATATAATCCTAAG CGTTTTGCTGCTGTTATTATGAGAATAAGAGAACCACGTACTACTGCATTGATATTCAGCTCTGGAAAAATGGTGTGCACAGGAGCAAAAAG TGAGGAGCAATCCAGACTGGCTGCAAGGAAGTATGCAAGAGTTGTTCAGAAACTGGGTTTTCCTGCAaaatttttggattttaaaattcagaatatGGTGGGCAGCTGTGACGTAAAATTTCCCATCAGACTGGAAGGATTGGTACTCACACACCAGCAGTTCAGCAG CTACGAGCCGGAATTGTTTCCTGGCTTAATCTACAGAATGATTAAGCCAAGAATTGTTCtgcttatttttgtttctggaaAAGTGGTTTTAACTG gtGCTAAAGTACGAGCAGAAATCTATGAAGCATTTGAAAACATCTATCCTATTTTAAAGGGATTCAGAAAGACAACGTAA